Part of the Paenibacillus sp. JNUCC32 genome is shown below.
GATCCGGCGCGACCAGATCCGGTGGTATGAAATGGCGTCCCGGGCATACAGCGCCAAGCATCAGGGGAGCCCGCTGCCGTCATTGGCTTTTTTCCATATCCCGCTGCCGGAGTATCGAGAGGTGTGGGAGCGTAGGACGTGTTATGGCAGCAAGTTTGAGAAGGTGTGTTGCCCGGAGGTGAATACCGGGCTGTTCGCGGCGATGCTCGAGCAAGGGGATGTGATGGGCACGTTCGCAGGACATGATCACATCAATGATTATTGGGGCGAACTGCACGGCATCCGCCTCTGCTACGGCAGAGCGACCGGGTATGGCACATATGGCCGCGAAGGCATGCTCCGGGGGGCAAGGGTCATTTGCCTGCATGAAGGACAGCGGCAGTTCGACACCTGGATCACGCTGAGCGACGGCTCGCAGATCCGGGAGCAGGAGAAGCATGAACCCGGGGCGTCTGACTGATACACGACACGCACGGCAGTAACAAACACACCTCTCATGAAATGGCCGGGTTCATAACCGCCATGTTCATAAGAGGTGTGTTTGTTTGCGTTATTTTCCCTGTCCGTTCGTAAGCATGCGCAGCAGCAGCTCCGCTCTAGGAGGCGCATAGCTCGGATCCTCCTGGGACTTCAGCGTCATTAATCCCGACAGCACGGATAAATAACAGGCCGCCAGTTCTCTCAGATCGCCAGCCGCGATCTCTCCTGCCTGCTGTCCGGCTTCGAACAGCGGCATGAGCTGATCCACGAAGGCATGGATGGAATAGCTCTCGATAATCCGTTTGGCCTCTTCCGGCACGCCATCCGAGGTGCGTGCTTGCTGAATCAGCATGAAGTGCGAATTATCGTCCTCTTGAAGAATGATGGAGGTCAGCAATGTAATTTTCTCAAGAGGGGTACCGGGCACGTCATAGATGTCGGAGAGCGCGTGCCGTGCCTCATCCATTGACCATTGTACGAGCGTAATGAACAACTCGTCTTTGGACTTGAAGTAATGATAAAGCAGGCCGTGACTGACCCCGGCTTCGCCGGCGATCATGCTCATTTTGGTTCCGAAAATACCTCTTTTTGAGAATACTTTGATGGCTGCTCGCATGATTTGTTCTTTTCGTTCGTCGCGTATTTGATGCAGTTGTTCTTCATTCAACGGGGCCATTTCTTGTCAATCCCTCACCATGGTATTCTCTTGCTGATATCCACAATAACGCATTTGGATTATTCGGGCAATCCCATGGTTAAGGGCAGGAATTCCGTCTTGAAAGCGGGGATGATCTGCTCCAATAGCTCCTCCAGCGGCACCCCGGCCTCTTCCAGCGCTTGATCGAGCCAAGCGTTGCCCTGTCCGGAACAATCCGCATTCACGATGGCGGTGATGCTTTTAGCATTAAACAGATCATTAGGCGAAGCGAACAGGCCGGTGACCATCATGTACTGCTCAAATACGGCCATGTCGTGGTGGCTGTAAGCCAGTTCCTGGCATATGTCGAACAGCCTCTGGGCAAAAGAAAACCCTTGGGCGGACAGTCGGCCTTCGTATTTCACGCCTGCCCATCTTAGATCGGCCGCTGCACTAAGCCACCATGCAGGTTCTATGGCGGATTGAATCTCCTGAAGTGCCGAACGCTCGAATCCCTGTTCAAGCAGGACTCCTTCCTGCTTAGACTGCAAGCAGCGGTCCAGCGTGTCTGCCTGGATAGCCGCCACCGTCATGCCTTGGCCGAATATCGGATCGAAGCTGCAGAAGGCATCGCCAAGCACTAGAAGACCGGAGGGCCAGTCCTCCATCTCCTCGAAATGCTGTCTCACGCACTCTTCGATCCGGTAGCCTCGCGGACTCGAAACAGGCTCCAACTGCTCAAGCAAGTTTCCGATGGCGGGTCCGAATAGATCCTCGGCTTCCTGATTGTACAGATCGCTTTCGGTTGTCGGATAAGATGCCCCTCCCGCTCGATACAGCACGATCTCCGCAAGCTGATTCTCGATCGGATTGAAGACGGCCGTGCCGATGCCGAGAGCGGGGTCTCCTTCGTTCACGATGGTGCTCCACGCCGTATGGATTTCCTCAGGCACCTTATAATGCCGCGTGCTGTAGCCGAGAGAGATGTGCAGCCGTTCAGCCTCCGGTATCGCATAACCGAGGTCCTGCAGCCAATCAGCCAGCTTGGACCCGCGACCGCTTGCATCCACGACGATATCCGCATTCATATGAAGGAGCGCCGGCTCCTTGACGTTCCTGTCCCGGAACACAACGCCGGTAACGGCCTTCTTGCCGGCGTCAAACAGCAATTGTTGCGCCGTCAGTTTCGGTAAGAGAGTAACGTTTGGCAGCGTAGCCACTCTGCTGCGAAGGGTCCACTCCAGCAGGGATCGGCTGCATCCCGCATTAGGCTCATCGGGCAGTTCCAGCGTGCCGAAACGGTTGGTCATTTTAACGGACTTTTGCGCTCGGGGGTGAGCACCCTGCTGAAGCAGTTCCTCGGTTATGCCGGGGAACCATCGTTCAACGATCATTTTGCCGCGTTCAAGAAAACGGTGGGGATGATAAGCCTGCGGCGTACCGGCTCGATTCTCCGGACCTGCGGGAAATTCATCCCGATCGGCGATGACCACCTCCTCATAATGCCTCGATAACACGTTGGCGGCGAATAGTCCGGCTATGCCTCCACCAAGAATCAGCGCTTTTCCTTTGGAATCCATTTGATTACCTCCAATGTAGATTGATTTAATCAGTCAATTTTAAACAAAAAAACAATCTGGTTTTCTGATTTTCTGATTTGGACGAAGGTGACGGACTGACTGGGAGTGAGCTCCCTAAGCATAAACGGGAAGTTGTAATTCTTTCCGTCTCCCTAAATTATGATTGATTCAGTCAGTCAATAATAAGATAAAGGGATTTCCTGGATATGTCAATCCCGTTTTGTGTCCAAGAAGCGTGAATTGCCTATAACTCCCCTTGTGTTCCCCTCGGAATTTTGGGACAATAAGGAGTGGACTATGAATAGAAAGAGGACCAATCAATGAACAAACCATCCATTTATGGATTAACATTAGATCAGTTGACGGCTTGGCTAGGCGAGCGTGGACATAAAAAATTTCGGGCAACGCAGGTGTGGGAATGGCTGTATCGGAAGCGGGTAACGTCTTTTTCCGATATGACGGATGTGCATCCGGAATGTCTGCAGCTGCTCGAGGAACATTATACGATCCTGACCTTGGAGGAGCATACCAAGCAGGAGTCCCTGGACGGCACGGTTAAGTTTCTGTTCAAGCTGGTGGACGGCAACCTGATCGAGACCGTATTGATGCGGCATAAATTCGGATTGTCGGTGTGCGTGACCACACAGGTCGGGTGCAATATCGGCTGCAGCTTCTGTGCCAGCGGGTTGCTGAAGAAGAGCCGGGATTTGTCCGCAGCGGAAATCGTGGAGCAGGTCATGCAGGTTCAGCTTCACTTGGATCGGAGAGGCAGCAGCGAACGGGTCAGCCATCTCGTCGTAATGGGGATCGGGGAGCCTTTTGACAATTATGAGAACATGTCGGATTTCATTCGCGTGATCAAGGATCATAAAGGGCTTGCGATTGGCCCGCGTCATATTACGGTATCGACCAGCGGGCTGGCTAACAAAATCGTCGAGTTCGCGGACAGCGATCTGGGCGTGAACCTCGCCATTTCCCTGCATGCGCCGAACGACGAGATCCGGACCCGCATCATGAAGATCAACAAAGCGATTCCGATCGAGAAGCTGATGGCAGCGATTGATTACTATTTGGAAAAAACGAATCGCCGCATCACGCTGGAGTACATTCTGCTGAAGGATGTGAACGATCAGCGGGAGCATGCGCTCGAGCTGGCCGAGCTCGTGGGCGAGCGCCGCAATCTGGCGAACGTGAACCTCATTCCGTACAACCCGGTGGATGAGCACAGCCAGTACCAGCGCAGCACCAAGGAATCGATCACCGCATTTTACGATACCTTAAAGAAACAGGGCATCAGCTGCAGCGTGCGGCTGGAGCATGGCACGGATATCGACGCAGCCTGCGGACAGCTGCGCAGCAAGCAGATCAAGAAGGCTCAGTAACAAGCAGACAACGGGCATCTCTTGGAGGCATTACCAACGCACCATGGGTTGCCGAGAAGTAAGGGCGTATCCATTCGTATGGGTATGCTCTTCTTAAATTGGGGCAGGTAGGTGGCCTATACGAATCCATCGCGAGAGGAATGAGCAGAAATGCCGGAGATTCATCCAATCATCAAAAAGCTGCAGTACAAGGACCTCGGCCAGCCGGTTCTGATGCTTAACGCACCGCAGGCCTATCAAGAGGTCATCAGTTCCCTGCAGGGAGATGTTCATACGGAGCCTGTGCAAGCACCTTACGATTTCGTGCAGGCCTTTGGGACAAGCAATGAAGAATTACGGCGGCTGGCCGAGATTGCAGCCGGCTCCGTGGCGGATAACGGCCTGCTCTGGCTGTGTTACCCCAAGAAAACGTCCAAGACGTATACGAACTCCGATTGCAGCCGGGAGAGCGTTACGGGCATCCTTGCCAACGAAGGCTATGAGCCCGTTCGGCAGATCGCCATCGACGAGGATTGGTCCGCCTTGCGTTACCGCAAAGCGGAGCTGATCAAGACGATGACCCGATCGTTCGCCGCAACCGCGAAGGGGAAGGAACGAACCGGTCAAGAGGACGGCAAGTGATCGGCTTCAGGGATATTTTTATAACCCGAATCAGCAAAATGACCCCTGCGAGGGTCATTTTGTCTTCCTAATACGTGCTCTTCTTGGGTGGTCTTCTTTTTTACCGTAAGTGAGTTCGTTGCAGCTCGTTAAAGGTATGCGCTGATAGAATCGTAAATTGGGGAACGGCCCTGATTTTCCGGCAGAGGCAGCCTTTGAGCAATTAGAAAGAGTGTAGGGATGGGCGCCCTCTTGTGTATAATAAGCAGAGTGATAGAAAGGGTGGGAATATGTTAACGATCAAAGAATACAGCGTCGAACAGGTGAAGGACCCGTTTGGAATCCTGACCGGCAAACGCTTTGAGTTTGTATGCGATTTGGACGTGCCGGAGGATGACGAGCTCTATTCGGAGCATGGCGTCTACCTGCGAGTGATCTACCTGGATGATGAGGATGCTTCGCGTATCGTCAAATACGATTTCTATGAGCGCACAACGGATCAGTATTTGGATTTTGATATGGAGCCCGAGGAAGAGGAAGAACTCACGGCTTTTTGCAGGGAGCATTTGCAGGAAGAAGCCTAAGAGGCATGATGATGCGGTTAGAAAAGCGTCATTGAGGGCTTCATTGCTCATCCCGTGTGAACTTGCGTGTTATGCGTCGCCTGATGAAGGCAGCAAACTGCTCAAGAAGTTCTTGCAAAGATTTCGTGGTTTTGGTAAAGTTATACACAACTTAGGATGAACGGAGGGTTACGTATGTTGGATTATTCCCGATTGAGATCTTTTCGCGGCTAATGAAATAGCGCTAAAGAGACCTGCACAGTTGCAGGGTAATCGGGATGGGTCCGTCATTTTTACGTAACCCATTTTTATGATATGTCTATAGGAGTGCATGTTTTTTCATGTGCGGGATAAGAGGTGTCTTCACCTTCCCGTATTTGAACGTGTATTCGAGTAGGCATTTCCAGGAACGGTGGACGGTAAGGTCCCGTTTCGGTTACCCAGCACAGGCAGCTCGTTGCCTGTGCTTTTTTTTGTTGTGATAACGGCCTATTACGATATCAATGAAATATGGAAGGAATGGATTCCTTATGACAATAGCAAAGCCTAATGACGATTATACGCAAGTGATCCAAGAGATGCTGGAGATAGCCGGTAAGCACGGGGTGGATTTGAATCCCGAAGGCATTGAGATGAATGAATCCGGGATGGACTTTCTCGTTGGATTTGCGGAGGAGGCCAAGACCGGGGCAAGGTGGATCCTGCGGAAGCCGAGAAGAACGGATGTGCTGGACAGGGCCGATAATGAGGCGCGGGTCCTGCAGCTGATCCAGTCCCATCTGCCGGTCGACGTGCCGGATTGGCGCATATATACGCCGGAGCTCATCGCCTACCCGTTGCTCGGCGGGCAGCCTGCCGCTTCCGTCAGCATGGAAGGATATGCATTTAATATGGATGCCGAGAATCCGGGTGAGCCGTTCGTTCACTCCCTGGCTGAGGCACTGGTCGCCCTGCACGGAATCGACCACGATGCAGCCCGAGCCGCAGGCCTGCGGGTAAAAAGCCCCCAAGAAGTTCGCGAGGAGACTGCCCGAAACATGGACGACATCAAGGACCGCCTAGGCGTTTCCGAAACGCTCTGGGAGAGGTGGCAGAAGTGGCTGGGAGACGATTCTTACTGGCCAACGCATTCCGCGCTGATCCACGGAGATCTTCATCCGCCGCATATCCTGATTGATGAGCGCGTGAGGGTTACCGGGCTGCTGGATTGGACGGAGTCGGAGGTAGCCAGTCCCGCCAAAGATTTCGTGCTGTATTACGCCATATACGGCGAGCCTAATCTTCGTGTCCTGTTGGATCGGTATGAACAAGCGGGAGGAAAGGTATGGCCGCGCATGTTCGACCATATTGTCGAGCAGCATGCGGCTTATCCCGTGCTGATCGCCCAGTTCGCGCTCCTTACGGGTCAGGAAGAATATATGACGATGGCGCGGAATGCGCTGGGCTTGACGGAGCAAGCTGGTTCGAATTAAGAGGACGGGGATGGGCGAGGTGCCCGATCCGATCCACCCTGATTCCGCAGAAATTAAGGAGCCAACCGACGCATACATTCGGTTGGCTCTTTGCATGATATAAATAACAGAATTCAACATAATTTTGGATGAGCCGTAGGACATATAATGAAATCGTGGTGAAATAAGGAGTAGGTTTAACGTATTTTACTCCATTTCGTAACGCAATTTACATACCTGTAAACCTCTTGGAAGAGTAAATATGTTATCCTAGACATACTAAACTTACATACATCATTCATTAAGGAGGGATTGACCGTGAATATTGAGGTACGTTTATGCCCGAAGGAACAGTCATTTATTCTGCATAACATATATCCGCTGTACTTGCATGACATTGCTGAGATATGGGGGGTCCGTCCTAACCGGTTCGGTGTATTTGAAAAAGAGGATGTGCCGACCTTAAGCGAGCAGAGCAAGCAGCTCGATGTGTGGTGGGAGCAGCCGTCGGTTCTTTTTCCTTATCTGATATCCGTAGATGGCATTGCGGCAGGGTTGGCCCTGGTGGCGACGACGCCATACATTCCATCGCCGAATATCCAGTACTACTTGAATGATTTTTTTGTGCTTCGGACTTTTCGAAGACAAGGTGTAGCCCAACGAGCGGCTGAGCTTGTGTTCGATCAGTTCCAAGGCGCATGGGAGCTTCAGACGAATCCGACCGAGCGCAATATGAGCACCCAGATTTTTTGGCGCAAAACGTTAAACACGTACACGGGCGGACGGTATACGGAGCATGATGGCGTTCATCCGGAGAAGGGGGATATGCTGGTCTTCCGTTTTAATAACAAATAAGACGGGGACTTAAGCATCCTAGTTGGAATAGGGCTTGACAGCCGGATGATGCCGGGATAAACTGAGTTAAATTTTTCGAAAAATGCTTGGATGAGGACGCCAAGATCGCAAAGGACGCTGAATCAGAGAACTGCTGGGCGGTGCGAAGCAGTCAGCGGCGATGAATTGGCCATCACCTCGGAGCAGATCCGCCGATTTATGTTGAGGCGTATCCGGGTTACCCAGCCGTTACCATGGGGCATCATTGATGGATGATGACAAGAGTGCGTGCCCGGCTAGCCGGCACGAATCAGGGTGGTAACGCGGAGACAAGGCTCCGTCCCTACAGGGGACGGGGCTTTTTTGTGTTCTCTGGGATGCCGGAGACGCCAAAAGGCGGCGGGGCCGTGCCGATCGGTCCACCACTTGGGTCGGCAGGGAAAGATCATGGGAAGAGGAGAGGGATGAATCATGTTAACGAAGCTGATGCCACAGGACGAGGCGCTGTGCCGGGAAGAATTTATTCGGGATGAGGTATCGTACAACCTGATCCATCTCATTGCGGGGTCGCCGCAGCGCATAGGCCTGAAATCGCCGGACGGACGCATGATCTATGCGCAGTCGCCCCGCGGGAACGCCTGGTTATGGATATCCCGGGACGTTGCCATGGATCGGCGGCAGCTTCTGCTTCGAGAACTGGTCAGCGAGCTGGGGGAAGCAGCCTTGCCGGGCGTAACGGGAGAACCGGGCGTGGCCGAGCAGTTCGCCAGCTGCTACGCAGAGGAGCGCCATGGGGCCTACCGTCATCAGATGACGATGGAGTCTTACCATGCCCCCGCCGTCAAGAGACCTTTAGGCGTAGAGGGGAGGATCAGACGAGCCGCTGTGGAAGATACGCAGAAGGTGGCCCGGTTTCTGGTCGGATTCTCGGAGGATGCTTATGGGGTCCGAGCGAATGCGGCAAGCCAGGTCGAGACCGCCGAACGACTCATTCAGCAGGGCGGGTTATATGTATGGATGGCCGGCAGCCACACGGTATCGATGGCCAACATTGCGCACCGGTCGCCAAGGCACGGCCGCATCAACGCGGTGTACACGCCCAAGGAGGAACGAAAAAAAGGGTATGCCAGCGCATTGGTTGCAGACCTTGGATCTATCCTGCTGCAGGAAGGATTGGTTCCCGTGCTGTACGCCGACCAGGCCAACCCGGACTCCAACCGGCTGTATCAACATATCGGGTTTACCCGATGCGGGACGATTAGCGACCTCAAGTTTGTCCACAATGGATAACGAAGACCCGATGCGGCAAGGCTTGGACAAAGCTGGGGAAGACGAGGGGCCTCAACAAGTGTTATTCTATAAAGGTAGCTAGAAAATGCCGGGCCCGATTGGACAGGACATGATCCCTGAGCCAAACAATGCCCACGTCCGATTGGAAATCAGCGCTTGTAATGGACAGCGTCCGGATGTCGGGAATCGCGAAGGAGGACATGACCGACTCGGGCAAAATGGTGGCGCCAATGCCTTCGGCTACCAAAGCGACGATAATGGCAACGCTGGAGCATTCGCATATGACGCGCGGCTCAAGCTCGCCGCGTTTGAATTCTTGAATGACCCGCTCATGCATCCCGATCGTCTGATCGGTTTTTAAGGACAGGAACGGATATTCCGCCAGCTCGCGCATCGAGATTTCCGAATGGGAGGCAATGCTCTCCCAGCTGCTTGGAATGACCGCGACGAACGGGTCGGAGGGCAGGGGCTGAACGGCATAACGCTCGGGCCCGAAGCTGGATTCGAACGGAAGCCGGGTCACTGCGAGCTCGATATTACGCTTGTCGAGCTGATCGGCCAGCAGGGAGTGGTCGCCTTCCCGAATCTTGAAGGTGACCTCGGGATATTGCTGCCGGAAGATATGGATGCGCTGAGGCAGGAGCGAAATGCAGGAGACGACGGCACCGATGGAGAGCATGCCGCGGACTCCCGCGTGGATCTCTTTCACCTCGGTCAGCGTTTCATTGAACTGGTTCAGCAGGGAGGCGGCCCTGCTCTGCAGCAGCTCGCCTGCATGGGTGAGCTGAAGCTGCTTGCCGCTGCGTTCAAACAGCAGGACGCCGAGTTCTTCCTCCATCAGCTTCAGCTGACGGCTTAATGGAGGCTGCTCCATGTTAAGCTGTTTAGCCGCACGCGTGATCTGTCCTTCCTGGGCTATCGTCAGGAAATAACGCAGCTGCCGAATGTCCATTTTTCATACCTCCTCTCCATACCTTAAAGGTATGGTATCCCTATAAATCAGATATTTTTAATATAGGGCATCGATTGATATGATTCAACTAATAACGTTTGCAAAATAAGGAGATGTGTGCACATGACTTACGCGATATCCGTGGAATTAACGACCACCCCGAAGGAGAAGCCGAGCCATCATAAACAGGCTTTCGGCACGGTAT
Proteins encoded:
- a CDS encoding NAD(P)/FAD-dependent oxidoreductase, which codes for MDSKGKALILGGGIAGLFAANVLSRHYEEVVIADRDEFPAGPENRAGTPQAYHPHRFLERGKMIVERWFPGITEELLQQGAHPRAQKSVKMTNRFGTLELPDEPNAGCSRSLLEWTLRSRVATLPNVTLLPKLTAQQLLFDAGKKAVTGVVFRDRNVKEPALLHMNADIVVDASGRGSKLADWLQDLGYAIPEAERLHISLGYSTRHYKVPEEIHTAWSTIVNEGDPALGIGTAVFNPIENQLAEIVLYRAGGASYPTTESDLYNQEAEDLFGPAIGNLLEQLEPVSSPRGYRIEECVRQHFEEMEDWPSGLLVLGDAFCSFDPIFGQGMTVAAIQADTLDRCLQSKQEGVLLEQGFERSALQEIQSAIEPAWWLSAAADLRWAGVKYEGRLSAQGFSFAQRLFDICQELAYSHHDMAVFEQYMMVTGLFASPNDLFNAKSITAIVNADCSGQGNAWLDQALEEAGVPLEELLEQIIPAFKTEFLPLTMGLPE
- the rlmN gene encoding 23S rRNA (adenine(2503)-C(2))-methyltransferase RlmN, with the protein product MNKPSIYGLTLDQLTAWLGERGHKKFRATQVWEWLYRKRVTSFSDMTDVHPECLQLLEEHYTILTLEEHTKQESLDGTVKFLFKLVDGNLIETVLMRHKFGLSVCVTTQVGCNIGCSFCASGLLKKSRDLSAAEIVEQVMQVQLHLDRRGSSERVSHLVVMGIGEPFDNYENMSDFIRVIKDHKGLAIGPRHITVSTSGLANKIVEFADSDLGVNLAISLHAPNDEIRTRIMKINKAIPIEKLMAAIDYYLEKTNRRITLEYILLKDVNDQREHALELAELVGERRNLANVNLIPYNPVDEHSQYQRSTKESITAFYDTLKKQGISCSVRLEHGTDIDAACGQLRSKQIKKAQ
- a CDS encoding TetR/AcrR family transcriptional regulator — encoded protein: MAPLNEEQLHQIRDERKEQIMRAAIKVFSKRGIFGTKMSMIAGEAGVSHGLLYHYFKSKDELFITLVQWSMDEARHALSDIYDVPGTPLEKITLLTSIILQEDDNSHFMLIQQARTSDGVPEEAKRIIESYSIHAFVDQLMPLFEAGQQAGEIAAGDLRELAACYLSVLSGLMTLKSQEDPSYAPPRAELLLRMLTNGQGK
- a CDS encoding LysR family transcriptional regulator translates to MDIRQLRYFLTIAQEGQITRAAKQLNMEQPPLSRQLKLMEEELGVLLFERSGKQLQLTHAGELLQSRAASLLNQFNETLTEVKEIHAGVRGMLSIGAVVSCISLLPQRIHIFRQQYPEVTFKIREGDHSLLADQLDKRNIELAVTRLPFESSFGPERYAVQPLPSDPFVAVIPSSWESIASHSEISMRELAEYPFLSLKTDQTIGMHERVIQEFKRGELEPRVICECSSVAIIVALVAEGIGATILPESVMSSFAIPDIRTLSITSADFQSDVGIVWLRDHVLSNRARHFLATFIE
- a CDS encoding GNAT family N-acetyltransferase: MLTKLMPQDEALCREEFIRDEVSYNLIHLIAGSPQRIGLKSPDGRMIYAQSPRGNAWLWISRDVAMDRRQLLLRELVSELGEAALPGVTGEPGVAEQFASCYAEERHGAYRHQMTMESYHAPAVKRPLGVEGRIRRAAVEDTQKVARFLVGFSEDAYGVRANAASQVETAERLIQQGGLYVWMAGSHTVSMANIAHRSPRHGRINAVYTPKEERKKGYASALVADLGSILLQEGLVPVLYADQANPDSNRLYQHIGFTRCGTISDLKFVHNG
- the mphI gene encoding macrolide 2'-phosphotransferase MphI, with amino-acid sequence MTIAKPNDDYTQVIQEMLEIAGKHGVDLNPEGIEMNESGMDFLVGFAEEAKTGARWILRKPRRTDVLDRADNEARVLQLIQSHLPVDVPDWRIYTPELIAYPLLGGQPAASVSMEGYAFNMDAENPGEPFVHSLAEALVALHGIDHDAARAAGLRVKSPQEVREETARNMDDIKDRLGVSETLWERWQKWLGDDSYWPTHSALIHGDLHPPHILIDERVRVTGLLDWTESEVASPAKDFVLYYAIYGEPNLRVLLDRYEQAGGKVWPRMFDHIVEQHAAYPVLIAQFALLTGQEEYMTMARNALGLTEQAGSN
- a CDS encoding GNAT family N-acetyltransferase; the protein is MNIEVRLCPKEQSFILHNIYPLYLHDIAEIWGVRPNRFGVFEKEDVPTLSEQSKQLDVWWEQPSVLFPYLISVDGIAAGLALVATTPYIPSPNIQYYLNDFFVLRTFRRQGVAQRAAELVFDQFQGAWELQTNPTERNMSTQIFWRKTLNTYTGGRYTEHDGVHPEKGDMLVFRFNNK
- a CDS encoding DUF6509 family protein, which produces MLTIKEYSVEQVKDPFGILTGKRFEFVCDLDVPEDDELYSEHGVYLRVIYLDDEDASRIVKYDFYERTTDQYLDFDMEPEEEEELTAFCREHLQEEA
- a CDS encoding DUF3052 domain-containing protein is translated as MPEIHPIIKKLQYKDLGQPVLMLNAPQAYQEVISSLQGDVHTEPVQAPYDFVQAFGTSNEELRRLAEIAAGSVADNGLLWLCYPKKTSKTYTNSDCSRESVTGILANEGYEPVRQIAIDEDWSALRYRKAELIKTMTRSFAATAKGKERTGQEDGK